A window of Phaseolus vulgaris cultivar G19833 chromosome 4, P. vulgaris v2.0, whole genome shotgun sequence genomic DNA:
tttgtaatttgtttatggacgtgcctccttacttgtgtgcaaacaacatatgaaagtacttgtgtgaattttttcagcgcaatacggacccagaataaaattgcagaaaatgGGGCGACATtgcacaagttttggtagaggatagcctttgatttgcacaaaatttctaaaaaattctcccgaaatagttttttcctgaaattccacgtaagaatctgcactaaatttgggacaaaacgcgaaaaatttctggtcaaacagatgagtattcacccacgaaaaaaatcaaacagatTAATACAGAAACGAAccttcataatttttaattgtgtttaaaaaatttattgccaatcttgtgggacgaatcctACGAAGGTTCGTTTCTTTgtgaaactattttatttttttttctaattgaatTCTCATCTGTTTATGCTAAAATTTATTGCGTTTGGTCCCAAATTTTGTTGGGATTCTTACACAGAATTTCAATGAGAAACTGTTTCGggaaaaaaattctgaaatttctTGCACTCCAAAACTATCCTCTTTCTAGATTTGAAAAAATTTTCCCaaatttctgcaattttattttgagttcaTATTACGTTGACCTTGTTAAGAACATTTCCcagcattcctcctcgaggtaAAGAATAGATGTCAAATGTCAATCACACCCAAGTAATGAATAGATGTCAGATGTCACAATTTGTCTATCCTCATCAGAGGATTTATTAAATTTTCCATTGTTCGTGTTCCCGCGTTCCTGAAGGCGTCCCTCTCTTTTAAGAGAATTCGCGGCATGTTAAATCCTTGTAaaaatattgtagattttaGGTATTATAttgcaaaaaatttaaaaagaaaggcTTCTCACTAAAATTTTCCTAAAAGAGGTTAGGGTagttgtaaaagaaaaatgtaatatatattgGTTGATAAAAGTAggatttattttctttgtaagtgattttttttttcaaaagcatGCATAAAATGAAACTTTTGAACTACACTAGAAACAAATTGAGAAACATTcattagaaaaaaagaagattAAAAAGTGTACAAGGTTGttagaaaatataagaaaattaagaaaaagattaaatacatgtgtttatttatcctaattattttttgtttctaaaattggtttatatgtCATGATTTTTTGTCTATGCAGTTATGTGTTCGCATGGATTTCAAAATTTCTCATATTTTAGGAAAGGAAATAATTGTGATCTGCTTTTGCTCTGCATGATGAGTGAGAGCATTGATGGACAACAAATATAATTGAAACAGTAACATACAAATAAGAAAAGTGGGTTCTATTTTATTCCTTCAAAGACAAGTTTAGAATCAAATAGACCCACTAAGAGGTTCAACAAAACAGTTTGGTTCAGAAATCCACTTTCCAATCTACAATGTTCTAAGAATTAATGTTTAAAGTATTTGCATTTCAAAACTCCATTCTAAGAATTAAGGGTTGTATAGGAACTCCTCATCAGAACCCAATTTCATACTTATTTCCTCTGTATAATATCATGGTACACTGCTACACACCAACTTTGGAAGAGCTGTGGAAGAAATAAGGTAGAAAGAAACAAAAGCATAAGCACATTGTTCCATTTAAATCATTAACTTAAAAATCAAGAAAGAATGAGCGTTGGAGTAGCTACAGCTTGAATTGAGTATGGTGAGTGAGTGATGTAGTTGATGAATGATAAAGCACATGTCTCTGCCATTCATGTATATTCTAATTCCTACTTTCAGAACCTCTCTACCATCACACAGGGACACATTTGGTTGGAATTTAATTTCAACAGaagaattgaaataattttgcacgaaaataagagtaaaataaaagtaattgatTCATGAAAAACGTAGTTGAGTTCAAGTATATCATGTGCTGCTCTTGTTTGAAAAATGGCAATTATAGGGTTACCGTTTGCAACTAAGAAAATGGTAATCGAAAAGGTACAAAGATATTGTGGAGAATTCGAACCTGTTGAAGTGCCAgacaaattcaaatataatcaTCGCACATACAGATCTTGGATGTGAGCAATCTTTCCCCAGTCTTCGCCATCTGGATTTCGACAACGCTCCTTCAGCAATGGACAATTCAAGATTGTAAGAGAAGAGATGGATTTGGGGAGACCCTCCGCTGGTAAGCATTCAAGGCTGGGACAATTATGAAGTGAGAGAGAGGAGAGGTGGCAGAGACCCTTGTAGTGCATCTTTTTAAGATTTCGGCAATCATTGATTTTTAGAGAGGTGAGAGAGCGTGGCAGCAAAACTTCATCGGGAAAACACTCCAACTGTTGAATATACAAGGTTTGAAGAGATGTGTTGGGATCCAAGTTGTCTCTCAAGGAGGCGATAAGTTTTAAAGATGAAAGAGagatatgttttatatttaatggCAAACCTCCATCTGGGAACAACTCAACTTCTGGACAATTAAGTATATAAAGCTCAGTAAGAGACGGAAACAGGAATGATTTAAATCGACGGCAATCATTAATATATAGAGACGTGAGATGATTATGAGCGTACTCCTGTGAAATTCTTTCTATGTGGTGGCAGTCTATCAGTTCAAGAGTACAGAGCTTTGGAAAGAAATGTAGTGGAAAGACTACATTCGTACCTTTCAGTTTCGGACATTTATACACATAAAGCTCTTCAAGACGTGGAAAAGAAGTAGTTTTACACTCCCATTCTTCCCATTCCTCCATATCGCAGAATGTCAGCTTCTCCAAGCGTGCAAACGAAGAGTTGCTCCCATAAAATTCAGCACCAATGCTCACTATTCCATCAAGCCCTCTAATCTCAAGGGTCTTCAGTGATGACAAAAGTCCAAGGGGAGGCAAACATAGGCAGTATTTACAGTCCGCCAACTTTAAGAACACCAGATTTGATAACGAATTATCGAATTCCCAACTTGGGAATTCTGTACCATTGTAGTTCCTGATTGACAAAGTCTCCAAGTGATTGGAAGGTTGTAGATTCTGAAGtacttccttttctttctttggaTCATCAGTGACGTGGTTCCACTCCCATTCTAATTGTAGCTCCACAAGGCGTTTATCTTTCAAATTTGCTTTTAATGCATCCAAAGGATTCCCAATATTCTGCACGTCATTGATTGATAGCCTTCCATGAAGATTGAGTCCTCCCAATCCGCCCAGATGCTTAGTACTTAGCTCACTATTTTTATCCACCAAAAACATACTTAGTACTTGAAGATTCTTCAATTCTCCAAAATGCATTGGCATCTTTCTCACTTTTGTACCTACAAATTCCAGGCAACGCAATTTGGTAAGCTTATGCAAATTTGAGGGAAACTCCTCCAACATTGAACAAGAGCTCAACTTCAGTATTAGTAACTTATAGAGCAAACATATCGAGTCAGGTAGCTTTTGTATCTCTGTAGACGAAAGATCTAACGATTGGAGATGTTTAAGATCACCTACAGAATCTGGGACCTCTCTAAGGTCTAAACAACCACGGAAAGATAACACGCGTATAAACTTAATTTcggaaaacaaattatgtatCGAAATCTTGAAATGCCATTTAGCTCTCCAAGAATTGATAGGAAGAAATGAACGAAGTCTTTTAGCATCAGTTAAACTCTCAAAACCATCAAAACTTTTGACGTCACagaattcaaatgaaaaatgacgGGTTGTTTTCGGCATACATTTTTCATTATCAAATTTCAACCTGAAACAGAAATCCGCACATACATATTTTGCCAAATCATTCAGAAGGTCATGCATGACGAAATGCCCTACGACGCTTGATTGGTTAAAAAAACACCTTGACAGTAGATCATTGAAGTACTCTTCACCAACTTCTTCTGGATGTCTAATCTGTTGTGGACTCAGTAGAAAATTTTGGGCCATCCACATAAAAATTAACTCCTCCTTCACAAACTCATAATCTTTGGGGAATAAGGCACAATAAGCAAAGCACCTTTTAAGATGAGAAGGAAGATGGCGATAGCTCAAAAATAACGCAGGAATAATTTCACTGTGTTCTTTTGGTAGCTCCCATATGTTACTTTCCAATATGTTCTTCCAATCTGAAATGGATGACTTTGTGCTCAAAAGACGTCCAATTGTTTTCAGAGCTAGAGGTAATCCCTTGCACTTCTCAACTATTCTTCTACCAACCTTCATTAACTCATCATTCAATTCAAGATCACCATCTTTTAatgcattattttcaaaaactttccagcaTTCACCCTCTCCTAATTGCTTTAGAAGATGCACTTTAGACCTCATGCTAGAAGCAACTTTCTCACTGCGAGTTGTGACAAGAATTTTACTTCCTGGAGCCCCATAGCTAAGAGGAGTTCCCACAGCTTCCCATTCAGCTGGTCTTTCGTTCCAAACATCATCCAAAACAAGAAGAAATTTCTTTCCTGACAATTTTTCTTTCAGTTTTTTGTGAACCATTTCTAGGTTAACACTATCATCTTTTTGATTTGTGATTGCCTCTAGAATTGTTCTTGTCACCGTCAAAACTTGAAAATGATCAGAAACACAGACCCATGCTTTCATATCAAATTTTGCATCTTCGATCTTTGGGTCACTGTACACATGCTGGGCGAGTGTGGTCTTACCCAACCCACCCATGCCCACAATGGAAAGTATTGATGGCTGGTTAGGATTGTCGATTTCAGATGTGAGCCAATTAATGATTATATCTTTGTCAGCATCTCTACCGTAAATAACACTTTCAACCACCAAAGAAGATGACTGCAATTTCTGTGAGACTCTACTGCCTGATCTATCATTATCATCCGAATAAGTACCCTTTTCCAAACCAAGAGCATCCTTTTGGTTTGCAAGATATTCTAGTCTCCGCAGGACTTCTTTCATCCCTGATTCAATTTTCTTGTTAAATGAACTGAAAGTAGAGTTGAAGAAATTTGATACCTTGTAAGTACAGGTTTGAGGTTGGGATTGAGCTTCGACTTGGCATCTGGTGAGCTTATGGTCTATTTCACCCAACAGATCCTCTGCATCAAAGACAGCCTCTTTGACAGCTAAAAGCCATGCTTTGACGTGTGGATCTGTGAGCTGCTTTAGTTCAGCATCATCAGCGAGAGCATTTATGGAATGCAGCATGATGTTCAAATTGGCGAGGAGCTTCTCATCAAGTTTTCTTCTACGAAAGAAGTGTAGAAATTGAGGAGAAGCGAGCCTGTCGAATGCAACCTGAAGAAAGGCCGAAAGAAGAGCACCACCAACAAGTTCAGCTGCCATGGTAGGAAGGAGTTGGAAATGAAGTGAAATGGATTGAATGCAGGAATGAATGGCAAAGTGATGAGAAGAGTAGTTAGAAAGGATGACTTGACTTTAAAAAGAACATGTTTTTGTTTAATGGGAACTCAACCAATATAAAATGTGAGCTGTTGGATATTGATTCAACGGTTGTGATGAATGAAAGTACGGCAGGAAGAGGAACGTACAATGCAATAATTGTTGACAACTGTAATCAATGAATGTATGTCTGATTATTAGGTGAAATATTAAATGATATCTGACTCGAAATAATAtcttttatgtaacaattatattatattcatgCAAATTTAGTTGATGTACTAATTCCCATCCTTTCCTTATTCACTTAATTTGGTTTATCTGTCTTTCTTTGTctctttatttatcatttttttaatttggttcaatagtaatttttatctctttatttatacttttattatttatgaaagGTCTCAAAttagttttacttttatttaaaattagtcagaaaagatattttaatattgtttcaTTGAATAACTTTAGAGTGGGACTTAACATTGATTTGGTATTATTGTAGGTACGTATTAAATTTGGATGATATTATGATATATGTGATTTTAGAAGAATACAGTGAAGTTCACTGcaagaaaaagtgtttttagaaactaattttttagtttctaaaatgctaaaattagtcactaacttcattagagactaatttagaaactaatagtTTTAAGTGGCTAAAATCATGGTCGTTaattttaaataccaatttagattctaatttagaaaccaatttagttaccattaaataaaaaccaatttagtgaccaaatatatagaaactaatttagtgatCAATTATATAGAAACCAAATTAACAACTAATTTCATTGAAaccaatttagtgaccaaaatatatagaaactcaTTTAGTGACCAATATATAGATACCAAAAAATGGTCACTATATTAGTctctatataatataatttattacaaaaatattattttatttacctaCTTActctttcatattttatatttatttgtagatTTAAGttcactaattttaaaataaatttatagagTTCGTCAACTCAAAGTAATTAGTTCAGAATCTAAATATGGTTAGAagtgaacaatttttttaaattttacaatttctttttatgaattatgaatGTGAACTAATATTGTCGTAAAAATTGGAAGATAATCACATAAATCCAAGTTAAATTATTTGTATAGGCAGTTCAAATCTTTGTACAGAACTTTTTAAGGCTTCTTCACAAATCTTTTCCTTGGGCACTCCAATCTCCTTGGCCAAATTCTCTACCCCAATTTGAGAATCTATCACTTTATCAAAGCGAATGTATCTACCAGAAGCATTGTTGTTCATTGCCTTGAACACACTTGCATGAGCTTCAGCAAATTTGGTCACATACACTGTTGTTGGCAGACCAAGAGACTACATTTCTTGACCACCTGCATTAGCAATTATAAAGTATTTAGATTATTATGCAAACCACAATGAACTTTTGAACAtgttatattattgttattctACTCATGGTTTCTGAAACCATTTTCAATTTGATAAAATTCAGTTTTTTTTCTCCAGTTTAAAAATATAAGCACCAGGAGAAACTTAAAACACAGTTTTCTCTAGTATATTAATAGCAAATTGTGCAAGAAACAGGACCAATTATTTTGGTCAATAGTAGCACCTTTGAGGTAAGCAATTGTTGCTGTTGGATTCCTATGACAAAATTGAGGACCTGTGTTAAGAGCTGGGGAAATGGTAGTGAGCTTTAAACCCTTCTCATTAGTTATTCTCCAACAGCCTTCTCTACTCTCATCTTACCCAGTGCACACCAAAGCTGCCATACGTATTCAAAAGAGATAGCAAAGTCATGAATACTAGTTTATTACCTACATAAACATTTTAGATGGTAAAGAAAAAACTAAGAAAACAACATTAATAAGGTGCAATCATTGTGCAAAGTTTACATTCTTTTCTATGCAGAATGATTCACTGCTCCAAGAGCCATAACTGGGGTGAGGTCTGATTGTTCATTTTCTTGCCAGACACaagctaaatataaaaattagagataatttcattaaccaaaatatataaaaaaaaaaaatcttttgcaAAGTAAAAACAACACCAAATTGCAGATTTTCTAGAATAGAAAGACATTAATCTATCATACATCCAACTTCGATTTTGACGAATATCTATAATTTATCGTATAACACAATGCTTCATTCAACTATAAAagaaagttttataaaaaaaatcttataatcTATCGTTGCTTAATTTATTTGAGAACAATAAAATATATCCTAGACtatgaacataaaaaaaatcacaaaggAAAATACAatgactaaaataaaaaatgtctaACCTTTTTTTTCACCGGAAGAACAAGGGAAACTTGTAGTCACACAGGTGCTAGCCTTGGACTAAAAGAACTCAACCTATTTACTTACCTACCACACATATTAGCTACGTAGACATTCAACAAAACAGTTTCGTATATAAGACTTCTAAAAACCATTCTTTCCATTGACAATTTTTTAGCATGCAGATCTTGACATTCTTCCTCAGAAAAGTcatcatttgaatttccctatATCATATATACCATATATACCTTATCAACTAGCTTCTCTCAACCATATAAGTATTTGGTGTTCAAAACATGTGATAAAGAAAAGTGAGATAAAAACTTTGAGAGAGGTATATTCTAGAATCCCAAAAGAAATACATTGAAATAAAAGGGGAAAATAATAATTGGTGATAATAGGAGGAGAATGATAATGAAATGAAGATAAGTCCAATTATAAATTATGGGCGCAACAATCAAACAATATCTAATAAGAAGGGCCTATTTTCTGTGTTGGGTAGTGATATAGATGCCACTTTACAAAAGCAGTGTTCTTATTAACATAAAAAACCTTAGACATTGCATGTGTTGTTCTCAGAGTTAAACTTAAATGAGCTCTTGATATGTTTGTTGCCCTGTTCTTTAAAGAACCTTTCAATAATTCATGATCCCATTTTCATTCATACACAcatacaaacaaacaaacatagACTTCATTCGGCCTAAccaagaaatttgaaataataacgGTTTTCCCATTGAAGATGGAATTAAGAAGCTATGGCCATGCAATGGAGGAACAAGAGGGACATGAGGAGATGTAGAGAAAACAAGTATTGAATAGCACACACCAATTAAAATGATAAGTATAGTGCATGAAATTACTTTTGTGTTATAAGGGCTTCAAGGGGTGTATCACATAAAACAAGTGGGACATCttaattaaattcttcaaaAAAGAGTATGGTTGTGAAAGTAGTTTCAGCACTACATATTGAAGTTAGGACATAGCATCACCATACACTTCCCATTATTCCTTTGGTTCTCAAATTAAAGTTATCCTGTCATGAATCAAGTTGGCCAAACTTTTAGCATTTGACTTTTAGTCTTTAGGAGTATCTATGAGCACAGACGTACCAAATACAAATACCAACCAACTCAGTAGAGAGTTTACATATGTGTACAACTTGACTTAAATGTAATGAATGGTCAAGTACATAACACTCCCAACTAATGGGAAAAGAAAGATAGATTTAAAGTATCAATATGTGAGGTTGTTTTCGGGTTTTAAAGTATCAATATGTGATGTCTGGTAACAAGACAGATACCTCATTGTTGCACCACTAACCAATCCTTAATCCTTATCCTAAATTATATACtgatgaattttttaatttataataaatttagttCTTCTTTCAGGTTTGTGATACAGATCTATGATACTTATATTTGCTTCACCCATCTCATACCGTTTTTAATCTATATGTAACTGTAAAGTGTTTAAATCTTTAAAGCATTTTATGAAAATCCAATACAATTACATGAAACATATAGGTATGTGTAATATAGGAAGGTTGTCccttgaaaattcaaaatatgagAATTGTTCTCTTTATGAATGATTTCAATATAAAAATGAGATTGATAGTATTATTCTTGTATgtaaatagtaaaaattaatttaaatatgtagGTTGTATTAACTGAACATATGAACTTATTTAAGCTCTCCAGGATATCTGCATTTGCAAGATCAAGCAATGAGGGCATTTTGCTTAAATTTTGGAATACTCTGGCCTATGAACATATTAGTTCTTTGTTTCTACTGTTTCATTACGATTTAATGGTGCTTAGATTGTTATACTACTCAATAGCAAAATccaacataaaaaaacaaagaacaatTTTCAGACTAATTAACATCCAGGGGTTCCACACAACATATACAGGAGTACATCTCACTGCCAGTGTCCTAAACAGTGTCTGCATAATAAATTCAATGCTGCATATGTAGGGGTTTCACAGCTTGGTTGATTATCTATAATTCAATTTCTCTATAATTTAACATAATCCACCTAGTCCTTTTCCATTACACAGAAACAAATACACGAGTGTGGAAAAGGTAGCTTAAGTATGTGTTCATGAAAACAACTTTAAGTTATTATCAATTAGAGTTTGTTCTCTAAATTTGATCATTAAACTTAAAGGAATAAGCTAAAAGGAGTTTTTTGGAAAAAGGTTATCTAAGAAGCTTATTGAAATAATAGAGATTATACGAGTCATAAGCTCAAATACACTTCCAATAAGCTCTTCAAAAGACTTTCTTAGCTAGAATTAAAATCctcaatttcttcatttgttatGAGTTCAGAGAATGTTAATCTTTTTAAAGGCAGGTAAAAGCATAGACCACATAGGTATAATCAAGTGAATATTTAGACGTGAATTCCTCCTACACCACTCATGCCAACATAATAATAACTTCCATGTTTTTCCAATGGCAGGATATCTCAAGAATGAAGAGTGATCACTATTTGTTTAATGTCTTATCTAAAAGTAAACCAAAAGCATAGCtgtaaaaggaaaaggaaaataaaactagtttatattCAATACAAGTTCCTTAGAAACAGAATTCAGAAGAAGCCATTCTTAATGTACCCAATGTTCTCAGTGATTTCCTTTCATCTTGTCTCCAGTCAATACCCCTAGCTTCATTTTATCATGGACAGCCTTTTCAATATATCATGAACCTGTATTTTCATTCAAAAATAATCAAGAACATGAAAACTGAACTggtgtgaataactgcattctATTAAGTTTGTTTTCTTTGTCAGAAACTTTATTAATTTAACGCACCAAGCATGGATCAAGAAGAAAGATGGATGAGTGTGGAcaagaaaaatcaattttgtggAATACCAAGCTACAGGATGGTGATGGATGGAACCATACCTTCCAACTACAGAGTAATCTTTAGAGAACAAACGCCACATGCTAGAACTTCATGCACTTCACAATTTTTAGTGTCCACGTCCACTTTCTGAATATTCAAGTCACAACCATCGATCACTATTTCACAACTGAGTAAGTCCAAAAGCAGAAGGCATGTCACCAGAACCAAACTCACTTTATATCTATAAAAGAAAAGGCTGAATTTCAATGTTgaaatatttgttaattatatGAGAAACACTACAATCATATTGCCAAAGTATCGTATAAAAGATGCtttaaattagtaattaaaattaagatatttcTAATCCCaggtatttatattatttagttgaACTCATGCATTAAATGAACTAACTAGCAGTGTAtgaatcaaataatttataaaatatctcaAGTTGTGTTTTATCTTACTGAGGGCTAAATGTGATTTTCTTTCTAATGGTAGGAATTGAACACAAGTAGCAGAAGGTTTTCAATAACTCACACTACTGAACCAATTGAAtataaagttgtttttctaATGGGCAGTAGTGTTACATTTATTTGCTTCTCTTTTTTCAAGATATTGAATCTTAGTACTCTTGAATACAAACAGAAAACTATGAGATCAGTCTCAGCaggaaaaagttgaaaatatgaatttgaGTCTCAAGATCAGAATATTAAGGAAACTAAAATTGGACCATTACAAGGTTGTGTGAGATCAGAAATTTTCTCAGTTTAGGTTCATTATGCATAGCAGTTTGGTTGTCACCAAAGAACTTCATGAGGGTTTGGCAGCTTAACACTCATATTCTGAACAATATTCAAGCTATTTCTGTTACTATTTTTTCTGAAAACTCAGTCTTGATTGAACTCCATAAAACTTcttttaatgaaaattaatgTCTTTTTTTGTGTAAAAGACATCTAATTGTTTTCAAAGCTAGAGGTAATCCCTTGCATATACAAGAATTGTAAATTGAAATTTCCATTTGCTATGatttcaaactcttatgtgATAAAGAaccatttttataatataagtgAGTAAAATTAATATGAACAGACTTACAAAAATGAAGCTCAAACATGATAATTTACATAGATGGAAAGAACTCAAATTATGATTCAAAATTGTCCTAAGACAAACTATGGTTCAAAATCTCATCATCTAGCTCCATAGCTTTCTGCAATCCATGGATCACATGCCTGCATGTTAACTTGTTAGGAACATACCCCACTTTCAGCAGCTTATCCTCAACCTCCATCAACTCTGTCACATTCCCAACATCACAAAACACTTTAACAACTGCATTGTAGCTTTCAGTATCATAAACTTGAAACTCCTTGGCAAAGAGTTTCAACAAGGACACAGCTTTATCAACCTTATTTTCCTCACAATACCCTTTTATTAATGCCCTGCTTATTTCTACATCAGGTAACATATCTAAACCAATAATTTCCTCCAACAAAACTTCAGCTTCCACAGTCCTCTTTACTCTACACAAACAGATTATAACAGCTTTATAGGCAGCAGCATTCACTTTGATGCTCTTATTTTCCATATCAGATTTCAAAATCAATGCTTCTTCCACATTATTGAATTCACATAGAGACTCAACCAGTTTATTGTATGTGTTCATTTTAGGTGTATAACCATCCTCAGATATCCTAAGCAGAAAACTTCTAGCAGCAAATGGCTTACCTTCCTTACACAGTGCAACTACAAGATAATCATATACTTCTTCAGGAATCTTAATTCTAAATCTCTTAAGCTCCTCAACAGTATTCAAGGCTGAAAGAAGTTTTCCATCCCTGGCATATCCATCAACTATAACCCGACAAGTGATGCTGTCAGGACAAATCCTATTTCCTATCATTTCATACAATATTGATCTACACATTTGCATTTCACCTTGTCTGCAATAGCCACACACTAGAGTATTATAAGACACAATATCTGGATCTATACCTCTGTGAACCATCTGATGAAAAAGCTGATGAGCCTCCTTGACCTTCCCTTCTTCGCAAAGACCATTCATCAAGGTTGTATATGTGATCGAATTAGGCATCACACCTCTGACATACATGATCTTGTATAGATAAAAAGCATCCTCCAATCTCCTCTTCTTACAATAACTGTTAACAAGTGTGTTATATGTAACCAAATCAGGTTCAAATCCTTCCTCCTCCATCTTCTCCAAGAACCCTGTCACCTTATCTGTATCTCCATCTTTACATAAAACATGGGTCATAATATTGAAAGTATAAGCATTCCTATGTACTCC
This region includes:
- the LOC137836709 gene encoding putative disease resistance RPP13-like protein 1 isoform X2, producing the protein MAAELVGGALLSAFLQVAFDRLASPQFLHFFRRRKLDEKLLANLNIMLHSINALADDAELKQLTDPHVKAWLLAVKEAVFDAEDLLGEIDHKLTRCQVEAQSQPQTCTYKVSNFFNSTFSSFNKKIESGMKEVLRRLEYLANQKDALGLEKGTYSDDNDRSGSRVSQKLQSSSLVVESVIYGRDADKDIIINWLTSEIDNPNQPSILSIVGMGGLGKTTLAQHVYSDPKIEDAKFDMKAWVCVSDHFQVLTVTRTILEAITNQKDDSVNLEMVHKKLKEKLSGKKFLLVLDDVWNERPAEWEAVGTPLSYGAPGSKILVTTRSEKVASSMRSKVHLLKQLGEGECWKVFENNALKDGDLELNDELMKVGRRIVEKCKGLPLALKTIGRLLSTKSSISDWKNILESNIWELPKEHSEIIPALFLSYRHLPSHLKRCFAYCALFPKDYEFVKEELIFMWMAQNFLLSPQQIRHPEEVGEEYFNDLLSRCFFNQSSVVGHFVMHDLLNDLAKYVCADFCFRLKFDNEKCMPKTTRHFSFEFCDVKSFDGFESLTDAKRLRSFLPINSWRAKWHFKISIHNLFSEIKFIRVLSFRGCLDLREVPDSVGDLKHLQSLDLSSTEIQKLPDSICLLYKLLILKLSSCSMLEEFPSNLHKLTKLRCLEFVGTKVRKMPMHFGELKNLQVLSMFLVDKNSELSTKHLGGLGGLNLHGRLSINDVQNIGNPLDALKANLKDKRLVELQLEWEWNHVTDDPKKEKEVLQNLQPSNHLETLSIRNYNGTEFPSWEFDNSLSNLVFLKLADCKYCLCLPPLGLLSSLKTLEIRGLDGIVSIGAEFYGSNSSFARLEKLTFCDMEEWEEWECKTTSFPRLEELYVYKCPKLKGTNVVFPLHFFPKLCTLELIDCHHIERISQEYAHNHLTSLYINDCRRFKSFLFPSLTELYILNCPEVELFPDGGLPLNIKHISLSSLKLIASLRDNLDPNTSLQTLYIQQLECFPDEVLLPRSLTSLKINDCRNLKKMHYKGLCHLSSLSLHNCPSLECLPAEGLPKSISSLTILNCPLLKERCRNPDGEDWGKIAHIQDLYVR
- the LOC137836713 gene encoding pentatricopeptide repeat-containing protein At5g40400-like; the protein is MVQHCSFFLNMIRRLPIYLPTLFQSFSNSTFTDKTLLFSSSTLITLHDSHSKRTLSPFYNLLPPTQNPNNVVNLISSILKHKSSHLSLLQSNDIKGILPQLGPHEISRVLLRCQSDHSSALTFFNWVKNDLNITPTVQNYCVILHVLAWSRVFSQAMELLAELIQMVEVEGVCASSNEGIYENLVGCTEDCNWNPVIFDMLIKAYVKVGMVEKGLETFRRNIETGLIPNVIACNCLLSGLSRFNYITQCWEVYEEMGRLGVHRNAYTFNIMTHVLCKDGDTDKVTGFLEKMEEEGFEPDLVTYNTLVNSYCKKRRLEDAFYLYKIMYVRGVMPNSITYTTLMNGLCEEGKVKEAHQLFHQMVHRGIDPDIVSYNTLVCGYCRQGEMQMCRSILYEMIGNRICPDSITCRVIVDGYARDGKLLSALNTVEELKRFRIKIPEEVYDYLVVALCKEGKPFAARSFLLRISEDGYTPKMNTYNKLVESLCEFNNVEEALILKSDMENKSIKVNAAAYKAVIICLCRVKRTVEAEVLLEEIIGLDMLPDVEISRALIKGYCEENKVDKAVSLLKLFAKEFQVYDTESYNAVVKVFCDVGNVTELMEVEDKLLKVGYVPNKLTCRHVIHGLQKAMELDDEILNHSLS